A single genomic interval of Pectinophora gossypiella chromosome 22, ilPecGoss1.1, whole genome shotgun sequence harbors:
- the LOC126377132 gene encoding E3 ubiquitin-protein transferase MAEA gives MNELKSLEHATLKVPYEVFNKRYRNAQRVLDVESRQVASISAEVEAATKKPVISTGEIDSLLGGMVEKLNSMKRKASEAINEELQAAYVCKKRLEHLKEQASALSEPNTPQTRTTLNQWRKVRLDRMLVDYFLRNGYYDSANKLADARGLRDLTNVDIYAAAAEVEAELSSRRTARCLQWCADNKSKLRKLNSNMEFKIRIQEFIELVREDKRLEAVRYAKKHFSQYEEGQLDDIQHCMGMLAFPKDTDVEPYKSLLCPSRWSGLVSQFRWWHARLLHPARLPALPAVLQLGLQALNTPQCYSEATRVSSCPACSAPLNQLARGLPHAHCSHSRLVCRLSGRALDEHNQPMVLPNGQVYGEKALKQMMKEHGSIICPKTKEVFCMKRVEKVYVM, from the exons ATGAACGAGCTAAAATCGCTGGAGCACGCTACCTTGAAG GTCCCTTATGAAGTTTTCAACAAGCGGTACCGTAATGCTCAACGGGTGCTGGATGTGGAGTCACGGCAGGTGGCCAGCATCAGTGCGGAGGTGGAGGCTGCCACGAAGAAGCCCGTCATCAGCACTGGCGAGATTGACTCACTGCTCGGTGGCATG GTGGAGAAACTGAATTCAATGAAGCGCAAGGCATCAGAAGCCATCAACGAGGAGCTTCAAGCCGCGTACGTCTGTAAGAAGCGGCTGGAACATCTCAAGGAGCAAGCCAGCGCTCTGAGCGAGCCCAACACTCCACAGACCAGG ACTACGCTGAACCAATGGCGCAAGGTGCGCCTGGACCGAATGCTGGTGGACTACTTCCTGCGCAACGGGTACTACGACTCGGCCAACAAGCTGGCGGACGCCCGGGGGCTGAGAGACCTCACCAACGTAG ACATctacgcggcggcggcggaggtGGAGGCGGAGCTGTCGTCGCGGCGCACGGCGCGCTGCCTGCAGTGGTGCGCCGACAACAAGTCCAAGCTTAGGAAGCTCAACTCCAACATGGAGTTCAAGATACGCATACAG gAGTTCATCGAGCTGGTCCGCGAGGACAAGCGGCTGGAGGCGGTGCGCTACGCCAAGAAGCACTTCTCGCAGTACGAGGAGGGACAGCTGGACGACATTCAGCACTGCATGGGCATGCTGGCCTTCCCGAAGGACACTG ACGTGGAGCCATACAAGTCCCTGCTGTGCCCGTCTCGCTGGTCGGGGCTGGTGTCGCAGTTCCGCTGGTGGCACGCGCGGCTGCTGCACCCCGCGCGGCTGCCGGCGCTGCCCGCCGTGCTGCAGCTGGGGCTGCAG GCGCTGAACACCCCGCAGTGCTACAGCGAGGCCACGCGCGTGTCCTCCTGCCCGGCGTGCTCGGCGCCGCTGAACCAGCTGGCCCGCGGGCTGCCGCACGCGCACTGCTCGCACAGCCGCCTCGTGTGCCGCCTCAGCGGCCGCGCGCTGGACGAGCACAACCAGCCCATGGTGCTGCCCAACGGACAGGTCTACGGGGAGAAG gctCTGAAACAAATGATGAAGGAGCATGGGTCCATCATCTGTCCGAAGACCAAAGAAGTGTTCTGCATGAAGCGCGTAGAGAAAGTGTACGTCATGTGA
- the LOC126376932 gene encoding uncharacterized protein LOC126376932, translating into MSAERFRSLTQRRSTMKGRLTIFQKYFEPLKLIKPSKFTKPVLTELQLKLTRLQELFKEFDSIQLEIEDIVEPSEVETQLTDRETFENLFCTSIAEAQSVIESVLNLETKPDTSSYTSCENNFSVKLPSINLPSFDGNYLNWLEYRDTFDSLVNKNTSIPSINKFHYLRSSLKGAAAVAIQSIEFSGDNYKLAWSILCERFDNKRILINNHLKSLFNFEPLQKESYKALRFIIDHFSKNIRSLNSLDEPTNSWDTLIIYLMTSKLDSSTSRKWEEHRGALKSSPTLEEFYQFLRSRADVLETVQGNKSDAAKPEKQHFFSKENKHTKTFVASSSSDFHSSSNKSCPICKQSHFVHECNKFKQLSVDEKYRHVLMFKLCSNCLRSGHHSSRCQLGPCKFCRKRHNTLLHRHDTHTHAYNNNTTHAPGGNSATAAGADAAADANTSTGPVSLSAVMPSHVLLCTAEVELLDLKTNKTYHAKALLDSGSQSSFLTEKVKDTLNLDCSKNRISISGINNTTTNISQMCNIRIKSLKSSFHVDVSCLVVPRITSNLPSVHINTSHFNIPTHVQLADPSFFHPSEINVLLGADVFWEIVDTGRIKLGRNKPTLQESKLGWLIAGPTGGMPNTHTNSVHCNFSQEVKESLAKFWEIEDMHYCSRLLSKDEEFCEIHFLENTNRLPNGRFSVRIPLRESPDKALGDSYRIAQKCFFNLERKLSKNPKLKQDYAAFINEYKALGHLTEIQRPVFGYYLPHHAVIREQSESTKLRVVFNASCKTTSGKSLNCIQLVGPVVQDDLFSILVRFRQNTYVVTADVEKMYRQIEVNESQRHLQLILWRDEETQPLKTLQLNTVTYGTASAPFLSTRCLTQLAEECSDEAVAEVIKHDFYVDDLNTGSNSKSDLKHIVKDVIQKLNEGCFPLRKFRTNSPDILDGISTIDNTQDFSKQSTVLGLKWSPTDDILCFSAESVAISKITKRNILSTSCKIFDPLGLLSACTIIPKMLLQKLWLEKTSWDEPVPDSVSRAWKDFQANIQDIANIIVPRHVLCSEPVTVEAHTFTDASQDAYAACLFLKSIDAHGKITTNLLCAKARVAPLKPEMTIPRLELLGAQLGARLHDKVIKALRIRVHRSIFWSDSTIVLGWIKTQPKTLKTFVCNRIQEIRDLTGQHEWRHVPTEFNPADLGTRGLKPELLENSDLWWNGPSFLRKPEKDWPPNNPCEVTLPETKGGAFGGRK; encoded by the exons ATGTCTGCAGAAAGGTTTAGATCACTCACTCAAAGACGTTCCACTATGAAAGGAAGATTAACtatctttcaaaaatattttgaaccgttaaaattaattaaacctTCCAAGTTTACTAAGCCAGTTCTGACTGAGTTGCAATTGAAATTAACACGTCTTCAAGAACTATTTAAAGAATTTGACAGCATCCAACTTGAGATAGAAGATATTGTTGAACCTTCTGAGGTGGAAACGCAACTTACAGATAGAGAAACTTTTGAAAATTTATTTTGCACTTCCATTGCTGAAGCTCAGAGCGTCATTGAGTCAGTCCTAAATTTAGAAACAAAACCTGACACATCCTCATACACCTCATGTGAAAATAACTTTAGTGTCAAACTTCCTTCTATAAATTTGCCAAGTTTCGATGGAAACTATTTGAATTGGTTAGAATACCGCGACACTTTTGACTCGCTTGTCAATAAAAATACATCAATTCCATCTATCAATAAATTCCATTATTTACGTTCTTCTTTGAAGGGAGCTGCAGCAGTCGCAATACAATCGATTGAATTTTCCGGTGACAATTATAAATTGGCTTGGAGCATTCTTTGCGAGCGCTTTGATAATAAGCGCATTTTgataaataatcatttaaaatCGTTATTTAATTTCGAACCTTTACAAAAGGAGTCGTACAAAGCATTACGTTTCATTATTGATCATTTCTCTAAAAACATACGTTCTCTGAATAGTCTTGACGAGCCAACCAACTCGTGGGACACTTTGATCATTTACTTAATGACGTCAAAACTTGATAGTTCCACGAGTCGCAAATGGGAGGAGCACCGAGGTGCCTTGAAATCATCACCCACGCTTGAAGAGTTCTATCAATTCTTACGTAGTCGAGCGGACGTTCTTGAAACTGTTCAAGGTAACAAGAGTGATGCCGCAAAACCTGAAAAGCAACATTTTTTCTCCAAAGAAAATAAGCATACAAAGACCTTTGTGGCTTCATCATCTAGTGATTTTCATTCTTCTTCAAATAAATCTTGTCCGATTTGCAAACAAAGCCATTTTGTTCATGAATGTAACAAGTTCAAACAACTGAGTGTAGATGAAAAATATCGTCATGTCCTTATGTTCAAACTTTGCTCGAACTGCCTTCGTTCGGGTCATCATAGCTCACGATGCCAATTAGGTCCTTGCAAATTCTGTAGAAAACGACATAACACATTATTACATAGACATGATACACACACTCACGCGTACAACAACAACACTACACACGCACCTGGTGGCAATTCCGCTACTGCTGCTGGTGCCGACGCCGCTGCTGATGCCAATACCTCTACTGGTCCAGTGTCACTGTCCGCGGTGATGCCTTCTCATGTGTTGCTCTGTACAGCAGAAGTAGAACTTTTAGacctaaaaacaaacaaaacttaCCATGCAAAAGCGCTTCTCGATAGCGGAAGTCAGTCTTCGTTCTTAACTGAAAAGGTAAAAGACACTTTAAATCTTGATTGTTCTAAAAATCGTATTTCAATTTCTGGTATTAACAATACCACTACAAACATTTCACAGATGTGCAACATTCGAATCAAATCTTTGAAAAGTTCATTCCATGTCGATGTGTCGTGTCTCGTAGTTCCTCGCATCACTAGTAATTTGCCTAGTGTCCATATAAATACTTCACACTTCAACATTCCCACTCACGTACAACTAGCGGATCCCAGTTTCTTCCATCCTTCCGAAATAAACGTTCTTTTGGGGGCAGATGTCTTTTGGGAAATTGTGGATACCGGTCGAATCAAATTGGGGCGAAACAAACCCACACTACAAGAGTCTAAGTTGGGCTGGCTAATCGCGGGCCCAACCGGCGGTATGCCTAATACTCATACTAATTCAGTGCATTGCAATTTTTCACAAGAGGTGAAAGAGTCCCTTGCCAAGTTCTGGGAAATTGAGGATATGCATTATTGCTCACGTCTTCTTAGCAAAGACGAGGAATTCTGTGAGATACATTTCTTAGAAAATACCAACCGTTTGCCAAATGGTAGATTTTCCGTGAGAATCCCATTACGCGAGTCTCCAGACAAAGCATTAGGTGACTCTTATCGTATTGCTCAAAAATGTTTCTTTAATTTAGAAAGAAAATTGTCTAAGAATCCAAAGTTAAAGCAAGACTATGCTGCCTTCATTAATGAGTATAAAGCCTTGGGACATTTAACTGAAATTCAACGTCCAGTCTTTGGTTATTATTTGCCCCATCACGCTGTTATTCGCGAACAAAGCGAAAGCACAAAGCTAAGAGTCGTTTTTAACGCATCATGCAAGACAACATCTGGCAAATCCTTGAATTGTATACAACTGGTCGGGCCTGTAGTACAGGATGATCTATTTTCCATTTTAGTGAGATTCAGGCAAAACACGTACGTTGTAACAGCAGACGTGGAGAAAATGTATAGACAGATTGAAGTGAACGAATCTCAGCGTCACTTGCAACTAATTCTCTGGAGGGACGAGGAAACGCAACCGCTAAAAACACTACAACTGAACACAGTCACTTATGGCACTGCGTCGGCTCCATTCTTGAGCACGAGATGCTTAACGCAGTTAGCAGAAGAATGTTCAGATGAGGCAGTGGCAGAAGTGATCaaacatgatttctatgtagaCGACCTTAACACAGGTTCAAACTCTAAATCTGATTTAAAGCATATTGTAAAGGACGTCATTCAAAAACTGAACGAAGGTTGTTTTCCCCTGCGAAAATTTCGCACTAATTCTCCAGACATCCTTGACGGTATATCTACAATAGATAATACCCAAGATTTCAGCAAGCAATCCACAGTTTTAGGGCTTAAATGGTCACCTACCGATGACATACTGTGCTTTTCCGCCGAATCAGTGGCCATTTCTAAGATTACAAAACGTAATATATTATCCACGTCCTGCAAAATATTTGACCCTTTGGGTCTGCTATCTGCTTGCACTATCATCCCCAAAATGCTGCTCCAAAAATTATGGCTGGAGAAAACAAGCTGGGACGAGCCTGTTCCTGACAGCGTGTCTAGGGCTTGGAAGGACTTCCAAGCTAACATACAAGACATCGCCAATATTATAGTACCAAGACACGTACTTTGCTCTGAACCAGTAACCGTAGAAGCACACACTTTCACAGACGCATCACAGGATGCCTACGCTGCATGTTTATTCCTTAAGTCCATTGATGCTCATGGTAAAATCACTACCAATCTTCTGTGTGCCAAAGCCAGGGTCGCTCCATTAAAGCCAGAAATGACAATACCGCGCTTAGAATTACTAGGCGCTCAACTTGGCGCTCGATTGCATGACAAGGTCATAAAAGCATTGCGTATCCGAGTTCATCGATCAATTTTCTGGTCGGACTCGACGATCGTGTTAGGCTGGATCAAGACGCAGCCAAAAACTTTAAAGACTTTTGTCTGTAatcgcatccaagaaatacgTGACCTGACTGGCCAACATGAATGGAGACATGTACCTACGGAATTTAATCCTGCGGACCTTGGAACACGGGGTTTAAAACCTGAATTATTAGAAAATAGTGATTTGTGGTGGAACGGACCTTCATTCTTGCGGAAACCAGAAAAGGACTGGCCACCTAACAATCCGTGTGAAGTAACATTACCTGAAACAAAG GGCGGTGCATTTGGAGGTCGTAAGTGA